Below is a genomic region from Armatimonadota bacterium.
GAGTCCAGGCTCCAACTTCAACAACTTAGGTTCTTTTGCACTGGACAATGTGGATCACAACTACAATGGGAATACGTTCCAGGTTAAAGTCACCTTCACAGCGCCGTTCACCATATCTGGTGGAAGTACGACCACGTTCAATGACATCATCACGGGCACGGTGACAAACGGCAACGGGGGCGTTTTTATCGACTTTGATAACACTCCACAAACCTTCAACTATCTAAATGGATCAGAGAGTGGTTCGTTCACAATGGCTATAAATGACTTGTCAATTGCTCCGAACCAGTTAGGTTCGGTCACTGCCCACGTCACCGGATTTTCTCAGCCAGTTCCAGAGCCAGTATCGATTACGGGAATCCTATGCGGTGCGATTGGTCTGATCAGACGTAAGCGAATGACGAAAGTCGCCTAACCGGTTTAGCCTGGTCAAGGGGTCACCGAGCTTTCCTTCGGACCCCAACCGCCAGGCTATTTAGTTGGTCATAATCATTCTTGAATGACCATCGCGCTTTGCCAGATACCGATGGATCTGACCATAAGCGGAAATACCCGCCACATCACCGAAGCGATAGCTACCTCCGGTGCCGACTTGGCAATATTCCCCGAGTGCGCGCTGACGGGCTACAACTACGTAATGGGCGGAGACATTTCGCGGCCGAACCTCACCACAGCGTTCTCCGCGATCAAAGATGCCTGCCAGCAATCCAGCACCGCCGCTATTCTCGGCGCGCCATGGTTCGCTCGCGACGACCATGAAAAGCCCTGGAACGCCGCCGTCGTGATCGACCGGCAAGGAGAAATCGTCTCCGTTCAGCCCAAGATCGTCTTCACGGACGACGAGATTCGTAACGACATCTTCCTGCCCGCCGACGTCGAAACCCGGACCGCATTTCGCCTTAACGGCAAAACCTGCGCGATTCTGATCTGTTCCGAGTTCGCCGGAGTCGTTGGAAGCTACACCAGCAGCCACTGCTACCGACTTCTCGAAGGACTGAATACCAAACTCGACATCGTATTCGTGATCGGAGTCATGGATATGAGCCCGAATTCAAAGGGCAGCCCGCTCTCGCAAGAAGCGGCTCGGTACTTTGATGCCGACTTCGTGATCGTCAACACTGCCGAATGGGGCTTTGGAACCCCGAGCGGCAACCTCGGGGGAAGCAAGGTTGTTTCAAGGAGTGGCGAATTGCTTGTTCAAGCCCCATTTGATCAGACGGCAATTACGCTGATCACTCTTTAGGCTTCTTGGTCGTGTACCAATCGGACCTATCCGCCAAGTTTGTCCAACTCATGGGGAGGTCTAACCGGTCTTTTAGAATGATGATCTTGACTCCGTCCGAGAAGCTAGTGGAGCTACCGACCCGATACTTCTTCTCCTTCAGCTTGTACGAGTCAACCATCCCGTTTCGGAACTGCTCGAACTTCGTGTAATTCAAGGTCAAGATATCTTCCTGGATCGTCCACGTTCCGCTTCCCTTCTGCCCACCAAACTGGGCGGCACTTCCGTAGCTACTCGAGGCACCTCCGTAAGTGAACGTAAACGTGCCGTCCGCTTTCAAGTTGAGGGTTCCGCCGTAGGACGTGTAACTCGTTGAGCTTGCTCCAGAATAAACGTTGACGTAGTCCATACTTGCATACGAGCCGTAGCCGAACTCGCCCACGAGAGAAGACTTGTCGAACAGAGGCTTGCCCTTGGTCGCGTCGCACTTGATCGTCGCCAAATACTCCTCAAGATAGGCCACGGTCGTGTTCAAGGAAAATCGAGCGGACATTTCCACTCCAACCCGAAAGTCGCCCGTTTCCTCGTATGTCTGTGCCATCACGATTGGCTGCCAATGAGATTCGCAATCCACAAGCATGAGAGTGAAGATTGAATCTGCTTCGCGCCCTTTTTCGCGCCCTGCTCCAACAATGAAATATGCAGGAACTCCGGACCCGACATACCGCCGGTAAATAATCCCGCCATTCTTTCCGGCGAGCTCTTGGGGAACGTACTTGGCCCACAGGTCACTAAGGATTTGGCCAACGCTGACTCCGGGCGTCACCGCAGGCAGCAAACGGGCGAGCCCGGAAGTGAGCCGGGTTCCATCAGCCACCGTCTTGACCATCCAAACATCCTTTTGGGTCCAACCAGTCGGTAAGCCAGAACCGAAGTTGGAAGCAATCCCGGTTGCCGTTTTGATGGGAGCGGCTTCAGCTGGCGTCTTTTGAACAGGAAGTTTAACGGCTTTCACCTCAAAGCTCTTGGCTGAATAGTTCACTGAATCGACCGAGGCACCCGTTACCAGAGTGAACAACAGTCCGGCGACTTGCCTGAACTGCGCTTTCTGCTCGTCATCTTTCACAGCCGCAAGTAGCGATCCCGAAATCGCGTAGAGAGCAACCACCTTTTCTCCCGCAAGTTCCTTGTCTGCGTCGGACATATCTCTAACAGAAGTGCTATCGAGCAACCTTTGGATTCCGCCGATCGTGGCGATGAAGGCATCGTCGGCAAGCTCGACATTCTTCGCCGTTGTATACAGTCCGAGCAAACCGAGGGCAATATTTGCCGAGGCATCGCCCTCGAACGGAGTCGCAACAAATCCCTTTTCCAGGCCCTCAACAACTGCCAGGGCCGATTCTCGAAAGGCTTTCCGCTCTTCGTCGGTCGATGCTAGTTCGGTAACCGCCGCCTCAACCCCTTTGCGGTTCCTCGTTGGCTTGTACTTTGTTGGGCTTGACGAAACGACGCCACCAGACTTGAAACCGCTCGTGTTTAGACCTCTAAGTGCATCCAGGATCGGATTCCCTGCCAATGCTGTCGAACCGAATGCAAGCATCACAAGGCACCCTAGGAGAGAGATTTTGCCCTTCATCAAATCCAGAATAGCCGATTCGCTTCCCGATTCTGACGGCGGCGAATTCAATGTGCCATAATATAGTTTCCGTCTAAGCGTGGAACTTCTGTCGCGCCTCTTGACGTTAACACTGCCAGGTTCACTGAACTTGGCATCGTCCCGAGTCTTCGGGACAAAACGGATACAGAAGTAAAACAGAACATGTCAAAACAAGCAATTTTGGAGAGCGTGGTCGCGCCTAACATCAAGACCGACGTTCCAGACATCTGGCCTGGTGACACCGTTAAGGTTCACGTTAAGGTCCGCGAAGGAAACAAAGAGCGAATCCAGCTTTTTGAAGGAACCTGCATCGCCGTCAAGCACGGTGGAATCGCTAAGACCATCACACTCCGCAAGATCACCAGCGGCGTCGGAGTCGAGCGAACCTTTCCCATCCACTCGCCAAACGTCGCCCGATTTGAAGTCACTCGTCGCGGTAAGGTTCGCCGAGCCAAGCTTTACTACCTTCGAGGCAAGGTCGGTAAGGAAGCCCGAATCAAAGAGCGACGATAATCGATGCCGTCGTCAACGCTTGAATATGTGGACATGGTTGCGCGGACTCCGCTCAGCCAAATCCTTGTCTTCTCAGTGTCTCTGACGGCAATTCGAATCGTATCCCACTTCGTATCCGCTAAAACCCCAAAGCATAAACAGGGCTTCGGGGTTAAGTTCTTAAGTGGCATCAGCGATCTGTTCGATTCGTTGATCTACGCAGCCGTGTTCATCTTCATGGTGATCCGGCCCTACTTCTTCCAGACCTTCCAGATTCCGACCGGATCTTTGAACCCGACATTGAAAGTGGGAGACTTTATCGGCCTGAACAAGGCCATCTACCGATATTCCGAGCCAAAACGCGGGGACATCGTCGTTTTTCACCCCCCGGCCTACGCCTGCTCGCCCGAGCAGCTTCGACCGAACGGGGACCCGAAGGTCGACTTCGTGAAGCGCCTCATCGGTCTGCCCGGAGACGTGATCGAGATGAAGAACGGCGTGATCTACGTCAATGGCAAACTGCTTTGGGAACCCTATTGGCACTTTGCCGAACAGACCAGCCAGGGCGATTTCCGGCTGTTTTCCCAAGCCGAGACGGCGGCTTTTCAAAAGCAGAGTTGGAAACTTGTCAACTACAAAGGCAAGCTGATCCCGCTGAACTACACCCAGTATGATGCCAACGCGGCCTCGCCGCGGTCGGAGAATTTTGGTCGGCAACCCTACTACGCCGCCGAGCCGTTCATCATCCGTGATCCCGCCGAGGCAAGCTCGCCGGAAGTGCGAAATCTTCCCGCGCAAAAGATTCCCGAAGGCAAGTTCCTATTCATGGGCGACAACCGCAACAACTCGTTCGACGGACGCGGATGGGGTCTCATTGACCGAGACAACATCATCGGCCGCGCCGAGTTCGTCTGGCTTCCCATGAACCGCTTTGGCGGCATCCGGTACGTCGACAATGGTTCGCCAAAGGCTCCAGACGCGATTGTTGCCGAAGGGATGCGATAGGCGCACCCTAAATCCGAAGTCGCTTCCAACTCCCTCCTTCCAACCTCCAACTGTACGATTGGTGGGCCCGGCGGGGATCGAACCCGCGACCAAACGGTTATGAGCCGTCCGCTCTAACCCCTGAGCTACAGGCCCTCGGAGGTAACTCCTAAAGGTTACCTCCCTGAGCTACTTCACACTCTTCTGACCTCAGTTCAACCCCGCTGAACATATTCAGCAATTACCGCTGAAGGTTCGCCCTGCATTTCTACAACCCCGTCCTTCAGCCAGACCACCCGGTCGGCGAACTTCTCGACTGTCGGCAACTGGTGCGAGACCAGCAATATCGCCCCGCCGTCGCGGCGGAACTGTTCGACTCTCTCCAGGCACTTCTGCTCAAACCGCTGGTCACCAACCGCCAATACTTCGTCGACGATCAAGACCTCGGCATCGACATGAATCGCTATAGCGAACCCCAGCCGCGCCATCATTCCGCTAGAATATGTCCGCACAGGAGCCTGAATCGCTTCTCCGAGTTCCGAGAACTCAACGATTGAATCCAATCGCTCCTTGACCTGCTCGCGAGTCAACCCAAGAATCACCGCATTGAAATAGATGTTCTCTAGACCAGAAAGGTCGTTGTGAAAGCCTGCGCCCAGTTCCAGCAACGGGGCGACTCGGCCCTTGACTTCAAGCGATCCTGAAGTTGGCAGATAGATTCGAGCCAGCAAGGAAAGCAACGTTGACTTACCTGCCCCATTCTTACCGATGACCGCCACGCATTCACCGCCTCTGACCTCCAGAGAAACGCCTTTTAGAACTTCAAGATGGACATAAGACCGCTTGCGCCAGAAGAGCAGCAAGGACTTGATGGAAGCAATTCCTGAATGCGAAACCACGAACTGCTTCCGCAAATCCTTGATAGCTACTTTGACTTCGCCCGTCAT
It encodes:
- a CDS encoding nitrilase-related carbon-nitrogen hydrolase, whose protein sequence is MTIALCQIPMDLTISGNTRHITEAIATSGADLAIFPECALTGYNYVMGGDISRPNLTTAFSAIKDACQQSSTAAILGAPWFARDDHEKPWNAAVVIDRQGEIVSVQPKIVFTDDEIRNDIFLPADVETRTAFRLNGKTCAILICSEFAGVVGSYTSSHCYRLLEGLNTKLDIVFVIGVMDMSPNSKGSPLSQEAARYFDADFVIVNTAEWGFGTPSGNLGGSKVVSRSGELLVQAPFDQTAITLITL
- the rplS gene encoding 50S ribosomal protein L19, translated to MSKQAILESVVAPNIKTDVPDIWPGDTVKVHVKVREGNKERIQLFEGTCIAVKHGGIAKTITLRKITSGVGVERTFPIHSPNVARFEVTRRGKVRRAKLYYLRGKVGKEARIKERR
- the lepB gene encoding signal peptidase I; translated protein: MPSSTLEYVDMVARTPLSQILVFSVSLTAIRIVSHFVSAKTPKHKQGFGVKFLSGISDLFDSLIYAAVFIFMVIRPYFFQTFQIPTGSLNPTLKVGDFIGLNKAIYRYSEPKRGDIVVFHPPAYACSPEQLRPNGDPKVDFVKRLIGLPGDVIEMKNGVIYVNGKLLWEPYWHFAEQTSQGDFRLFSQAETAAFQKQSWKLVNYKGKLIPLNYTQYDANAASPRSENFGRQPYYAAEPFIIRDPAEASSPEVRNLPAQKIPEGKFLFMGDNRNNSFDGRGWGLIDRDNIIGRAEFVWLPMNRFGGIRYVDNGSPKAPDAIVAEGMR
- a CDS encoding ABC transporter ATP-binding protein, whose translation is MTGEVKVAIKDLRKQFVVSHSGIASIKSLLLFWRKRSYVHLEVLKGVSLEVRGGECVAVIGKNGAGKSTLLSLLARIYLPTSGSLEVKGRVAPLLELGAGFHNDLSGLENIYFNAVILGLTREQVKERLDSIVEFSELGEAIQAPVRTYSSGMMARLGFAIAIHVDAEVLIVDEVLAVGDQRFEQKCLERVEQFRRDGGAILLVSHQLPTVEKFADRVVWLKDGVVEMQGEPSAVIAEYVQRG